A stretch of the Salmo trutta unplaced genomic scaffold, fSalTru1.1, whole genome shotgun sequence genome encodes the following:
- the LOC115190056 gene encoding probable G-protein coupled receptor 139, whose product MEGDSGFITVQKVYYPLLCILGIPANLFTFYVICFRKCGMSNTAIIYLSCLAIVDTFYLVWVILLDLTLTFWQLQPFWHSHPACGIMGFLQYGSLYSSSWIVVVFTIERYLVLSSTSAKQHFSRAKVTRLTCVSIILVSHLASVPMGWINVVTPKNFTMEGKNVTLPWCHYRGHIYSTVLVWVTTFLSGGIPIILVIIFNSLIGHHLTRVRKMFTKEERRVMRGGSTKGMVRRTIFLLGTVSVTFVVLSLPRFVTYCILRTKYNHDWFDRNDYRIPINLISDLANMLQNLNSITNFLLYCMVSRRFRQELLHTLTCKSKARELGSFLTQTTMKVFSLVDHKTPPTRDPITVVLTNLKQTQ is encoded by the exons ATGGAGGGGGACAGTGGCTTCATCACTGTTCAGAAGGTCTACTACCCTTTGCTGTGCATTCTGGGGATCCCAG CCAATCTCTTCACGTTCTACGTGATCTGCTTCCGGAAGTGTGGAATGTCTAACACGGCCATCATCTACCTGAGCTGCTTGGCCATCGTGGACACCTTCTACCTGGTGTGGGTCATCCTGCTGGACCTGACGCTCACCTTCTGGCAGCTGCAGCCCTTCTGGCACTCCCACCCGGCCTGCGGCATCATGGGCTTCCTGCAGTACGGCTCCCTGTACAGCTCCTCCTGGATTGTGGTGGTGTTTACCATCGAACGCTACCTGGTCCTCAGCAGCACGTCCGCCAAGCAGCACTTCTCCCGGGCCAAGGTTACTAGGCTGACCTGTGTGTCTATCATCCTGGTCTCACACCTGGCCTCCGTGCCCATGGGCTGGATCAACGTGGTGACGCCGAAGAATTTCACCATGGAGGGGAAGAATGTGACTCTGCCCTGGTGTCACTACAGGGGCCATATCTATTCTACTGTCCTGGTGTGGGTCACTACGTTCCTCTCTGGTGGCATCCCCATCATCCTGGTCATCATCTTCAACTCGCTGATCGGCCACCACCTGACCCGTGTCAGAAAGATGTTTACCAAGGAGGAGCGGCGGGTCATGCGGGGGGGGAGCACCAAGGGCATGGTGCGGAGGACCATCTTCCTGCTGGGCACAGTGTCTGTGACCTTCGTGGTGCTCAGCCTGCCACGCTTCGTCACCTACTGCATCCTGCGCACCAAGTACAACCACGACTGGTTCGACCGGAACGACTACCGCATTCCCATCAACTTGATTAGTGACCTGGCCAACATGCTGCAGAACCTCAACTCCATCACCAACTTCCTGCTCTACTGCATGGTGAGCCGGCGCTTCCGCCAGGAGCTGCTCCACACACTCACCTGCAAGTCCAAGGCCCGAGAGCTGGGCTCCTTCCTCACCCAGACCACAATGAAGGTGTTCTCTCTGGTGGACCATAAAACACCGCCGACCAGAGACCCCATCACTGTAGTCCTCACCAACCTCAAACAGACCcagtag